In one window of Macaca thibetana thibetana isolate TM-01 chromosome 5, ASM2454274v1, whole genome shotgun sequence DNA:
- the LOC126955119 gene encoding fibroblast growth factor 13-like: protein MGVVAMAAAIASSLIRQKRQGREREKSNACKCSPSKGKTSCDKNKLNVFSRVKLFGSKKRPRRRPEPQLKGIVTKLYSRQGYHLQLQADGTIDGTKDEDSTYTLFNLIPVGLRVVAIQGVQTKLYLAMNSEGSLYTSELFTPECKFKESVFENYYVTYSSMIYRQQQSGRGWYLGLNKEGEIMKGNHVKKNKPAAHFLPKPLKVAMYKEPSLHDLTEFSRSGSGTPTKSRSVSGVLNGGKSMSHNEST from the coding sequence ATGGGCGTCGTGGCCATGGCGGCGGCTATCGCCAGCTCGCTCATCCGTCAGAAGAGGCAAGGCCGCGAGCGCGAGAAATCCAACGCCTGCAAGTGCAGTCCCAGCAAAGGCAAGACCAGCTGCGACAAAAACAAGTTAAATGTCTTTTCCCGGGTCAAACTCTTCGGCTCCAAGAAGAGGCCCCGAAGAAGACCAGAGCCTCAGCTTAAGGGTATAGTTACCAAGCTATACAGCCGACAAGGCTACCACTTGCAGCTGCAGGCGGATGGAACCATTGATGGCACCAAAGATGAGGACAGCACTTACACTCTGTTTAACCTCATCCCTGTGGGTCTGCGAGTGGTGGCTATCCAAGGAGTTCAAACCAAGCTGTACTTGGCAATGAACAGTGAGGGATCCTTGTACACTTCGGAACTTTTCACACCTGAGTGCAAATTCAAAGAATCAGTGTTTGAAAATTATTATGTGACATATTCATCAATGATATACCGTCAGCAGCAGTCAGGCCGAGGGTGGTATCTGGGTCTGAACAAAGAAGGAGAGATCATGAAAGGCaaccatgtgaagaagaacaaGCCTGCAGCTCATTTTCTGCCCAAACCACTAAAAGTGGCCATGTACAAGGAGCCATCACTGCACGACCTCACGGAGTTCTCCCGATCTGGAAGCGGGACCCCAACCAAGAGCAGAAGTGTCTCTGGCGTGCTGAATGGAGGCAAATCCATGAGCCACAATGAATCAACGTAG